CTCTACAAGTCCGGCGCCGACTACGCCGCGGGGCGGGGGATCATCCTGGCCGACACCAAGTTCGAGTTCGGCGTGGACCCGGAGGGCAAGGTCGTCCTGGCCGACGAGGTCCTGACCCCCGACTCGTCCCGATTCTGGCCCGCCGAGGAGTGGAAGCCCGGCACCAACCCGCCTTCGTTCGACAAGCAGTACCTCCGGGACTGGCTGAGCGGGCTCGACTGGAACAAGGAGCCTCCGCCCCCGGCGCTGCCTGCCGACGTGGTCAGCGGCACCCGCAGCCGCTACCTGGAGGCGTACGAGAAGATCACCGGCCAATCCTTCGACGACTACCTGAAGGAGGTCGGCTCGTGAGCAAGTTCGCTGCGCAGATCAACGTGATGCCCCGGGCCGAGATCTCCGACCCCCAGGGCCAGACGGTGGAGCGGACGCTCCCGTCGATCGGCTTCGAGGGCATCACCGGGGTCCGGGTCGGCAAGCGGATTACGCTGACCGTCGAAGCGCCGGACGAGGAGTCCGCCCGCACGATCGTCTCCAACGCCTCCGAGAAGATCCTGGCCAACCCGGTGATCGAGGACTACGAGCTGGAGCTGACGCCCCTTTGATCCCCACCGTCGGGGTGGTGGTGTTCCCCGGGTCCAACTGCGACCGGGACGCCAACTACTCCTTCGACTACCTCGGCGCGAAGACCCGGTTCATCTGGCACCTGGAGACCGACCTGGAGGGCATCGACGTCATCGTCCTGCCGGGCGGCTTCGCCTACGGCGACTACCTGAGGACCGGGGCGATGGCCGCCTGGTCGCCGGTGATGGCGTCGGTCAAGGAGTTCGCCGCCTCCGGCAAACCGGTGATAGGCATCTGCAACGGCTTCCAGGTCCTCTGTGAAGCCGGCTTGCTCCCCGGCGCCCTGCGCCGCAACAGCGGCCTCAAGTTCCGCTGCATGCCGGTGCGCATCCGGGTCGAGACACTCGACTCCCCGTTCACCTCCGGCGGCATGTGGCCGGGCCAGGTGCTGACGATCCCTATCGCTCACTTCGACGGCAGCTACTACGCCGACGACGAGACCCTGGAGGAGCTCATTGCGACCCGGCGGATCGCCTTCCGCTACTGCGACGAAGAGGGCGAGCTGACCGACGAAGCCAACCCCAACGGCTCGCGCCTGCACATCGCGGGGATCCTCAACGAGGAGCGCAACGTGCTCGGCATGATGCCGCACCCGGAGAGGGCGGTCGACCCGGCGGTCGGCGGCACCGACGGCCGGCTGATCCTGGCCTCGGTCCTTTACGCTCTGCAGCCTGCGGGCGAACCTTCCTAGTGGCGCCGGCTACCACGGAGCAGCCCCTCCACCGGTCCCTCGGGCTCACCGACGACGAGTACGAGAAGATCCAACAGATCCTCGGCCGGGTCCCCAACCACGCCGAGCTGGCGATGTACTCGGTTATGTGGTCCGAGCACTGCTCCTACAAATCGAGCCGGGTCCACCTGAAGGACCTCCCCTCCGACGGCCCGCACGTGTTGATCGGCCCGGGCGAGGGCGCCGGGGTCATCGAGGTCGACGGAGTCGCGGTCGCCATGCGGATCGAGTCCCACAACCACCCCTCGTTCGTCGAGCCGGTCCAGGGGGCCGCCACCGGCATCGGAGGTGTGGTCCGAGACGTGGTCTCCATGGGGGCCCGCCCGATAGCCCTGCTCGACTCGCTGCGCTTCGGCAACCTCCCGGGCGACACCGGCGCCGACCAAACCGCCGACCGCAACAAGTGGCTTACCGACGGCGTGGTCCACGGCATCTCCTCCTACGGGAACTGCATCGGCGTGCCGACCATCGGCGGCGAGATCAAGTTCGAGGCCTCCTACTCCGGCAACCCGCTGGTGAACGTGATGTGCGTCGGGGTGGTGCCGATCGACGGGATCATGCTGGCCCGAGCCCCCGGTCCGGGGAATGCAGTGCTGCTGCTGGGCTCGACCACCGGCCGGGACGGCATCGGCGGGGTGTCGGTGCTGGCCTCCGCCGCCTTCGACGAGGAGGCCGCCACCAAACGCCCCAGCGTCCAGGTCGGAGACCCGTTCACCGAGAAGCTTCTTATCGAGGGGTCGCTGTCGCTGATCGAGAAGGGCCTGGTCGTCGGCATCCAGGACCTAGGCGGCGCCGGGTTGTGCTGCGCCACCTCGGAGTCGGCGGCCAATGCCGGGACCGGGATGACCATCGACCTGGACACGGTCCCCCTCCGGGAGCCCAACATGGAGCCGTTCGAGATCCTGACCTCCGAGTCCCAGGAGCGGATGCTGGTGATCGTCAAGCCGGAGCTGGTAACCGGCGCCATCGACGAGTGCACCCGCCTGGGCCTAAGGGCCACCCAGATCGGTACCGTCACCGATACCGGTCACCTGACCTGCACCCAGAAGGGTGAGGTGGTCGCCGACGTCCCGGCGGCGTCGCTGGGCGACGGTCCCCTCTACCACCGCCCGTTCACCGCCCCCACCCAACGGCCGGTCCACCAAGTCGACGCCCCCGGCCCGGACACCAAGCCGGACCAGGCGCTGCTCAAACTCCTCGGCTCGGCCAACATCGCTTCCAAGCGCTGGGTGTGGGAGCAGTTCGACTACCAGGTGATGCTCAACACGGTCGCCGGGCCGGGCAGCGACGCCGCCATCCTCAGGCTGCCGGGGACGCAGACCCGCATCGCGGTGACCGTCGACGGCAACGGCCGCTACGGACAGGTCGACCCCCGGGAGGGCGCCCGCCACTCGGTCGCCGAGGCCTACCGCAACCTGTGCGCGGTGGGCGCCGAGCCGGTCGCAGTCACCAACTGCATGAACTTCGGCAACCCCGAGATCCCCGAGGTGATGTGGCAGTTCGTCGAGGCGGTCCAGGGCATGGGCGACGCCTGCCGGTCCCTCGAGACGCCGATTACCGGCGGCAACGTCTCCTTCTACAACCAGACCCTCGACGAGGCGATCTACCCGACGCCGATGATCGGCATGATCGGGATCATCAAGCCGGGGGTACTCGCCCCGCCGGTGGCGCTGCAGGACGAGGAGGACGCGATCGTCCTGCTCGGCCGGACGAAGGACGAGATGGGCGCTAGCGAGTACCAGCGGACGATCCTCGGAACCCTCGAAGGCCCCCTTCCGGACCTCGACCTGAACGCCGAGGCGTCGCTGGGATGGCTGTTGCGGGAGCTAATCGGACGCAACCTGCTCAAGAGCTCCCACGACTGCTCCGAGGGAGGGGTCGGCGTCGCCCTGGCCGAGATGGTCGCGCAGGGAAAGTTCGGCGCCGAGATCAAGCCGGAGCCCGGACACGATCTGACCCGCTGGCTGTTTTCCGAGACGACCGCCCGTGCGGTGGTAGCCCTGGCCCCCGGCGACGTCGCCGAACTGAAGAGCCTGGCGAAAGGGATCGGGTGCCCGGTCTTCGAGCTGGGATTCGTCCGGGGCCGCAAGCTTTCCATCCGGGGGATGGCGGAGATCAACCTTCGGGACCTG
This genomic interval from Actinomycetota bacterium contains the following:
- the purL gene encoding phosphoribosylformylglycinamidine synthase subunit PurL; this translates as MAPATTEQPLHRSLGLTDDEYEKIQQILGRVPNHAELAMYSVMWSEHCSYKSSRVHLKDLPSDGPHVLIGPGEGAGVIEVDGVAVAMRIESHNHPSFVEPVQGAATGIGGVVRDVVSMGARPIALLDSLRFGNLPGDTGADQTADRNKWLTDGVVHGISSYGNCIGVPTIGGEIKFEASYSGNPLVNVMCVGVVPIDGIMLARAPGPGNAVLLLGSTTGRDGIGGVSVLASAAFDEEAATKRPSVQVGDPFTEKLLIEGSLSLIEKGLVVGIQDLGGAGLCCATSESAANAGTGMTIDLDTVPLREPNMEPFEILTSESQERMLVIVKPELVTGAIDECTRLGLRATQIGTVTDTGHLTCTQKGEVVADVPAASLGDGPLYHRPFTAPTQRPVHQVDAPGPDTKPDQALLKLLGSANIASKRWVWEQFDYQVMLNTVAGPGSDAAILRLPGTQTRIAVTVDGNGRYGQVDPREGARHSVAEAYRNLCAVGAEPVAVTNCMNFGNPEIPEVMWQFVEAVQGMGDACRSLETPITGGNVSFYNQTLDEAIYPTPMIGMIGIIKPGVLAPPVALQDEEDAIVLLGRTKDEMGASEYQRTILGTLEGPLPDLDLNAEASLGWLLRELIGRNLLKSSHDCSEGGVGVALAEMVAQGKFGAEIKPEPGHDLTRWLFSETTARAVVALAPGDVAELKSLAKGIGCPVFELGFVRGRKLSIRGMAEINLRDLKGAYENGFAGMMG
- the purS gene encoding phosphoribosylformylglycinamidine synthase subunit PurS, giving the protein MSKFAAQINVMPRAEISDPQGQTVERTLPSIGFEGITGVRVGKRITLTVEAPDEESARTIVSNASEKILANPVIEDYELELTPL
- the purQ gene encoding phosphoribosylformylglycinamidine synthase subunit PurQ; protein product: MIPTVGVVVFPGSNCDRDANYSFDYLGAKTRFIWHLETDLEGIDVIVLPGGFAYGDYLRTGAMAAWSPVMASVKEFAASGKPVIGICNGFQVLCEAGLLPGALRRNSGLKFRCMPVRIRVETLDSPFTSGGMWPGQVLTIPIAHFDGSYYADDETLEELIATRRIAFRYCDEEGELTDEANPNGSRLHIAGILNEERNVLGMMPHPERAVDPAVGGTDGRLILASVLYALQPAGEPS